From Firmicutes bacterium HGW-Firmicutes-1, the proteins below share one genomic window:
- a CDS encoding phosphohydrolase, whose protein sequence is MKEIGKLISEMIQYYSGDVKRISHFLKVYALAKAIGESEELDSVKQEILEVAAVVHDIGIKISEIKYNSSAGHYQEVEGPIVAMELLKKLEYSEELISRVCFLIANHHTYNDIKESDHQILVEADFLVNIGEEGISVEGIKKIQEKIFKTYTGLKYLSNMHMS, encoded by the coding sequence ATGAAAGAAATAGGCAAATTAATCAGTGAAATGATCCAATATTATTCAGGAGATGTTAAGCGGATAAGTCATTTTTTAAAGGTATATGCTTTGGCAAAAGCAATAGGGGAAAGTGAAGAATTAGATAGCGTAAAACAAGAAATACTAGAAGTAGCAGCTGTTGTTCATGATATTGGAATCAAAATTAGTGAAATAAAATATAATTCTAGCGCAGGACATTATCAAGAAGTTGAAGGACCTATAGTAGCCATGGAATTATTAAAAAAATTAGAATATAGTGAGGAATTGATTTCTAGAGTGTGTTTTTTAATTGCAAATCATCATACTTATAATGACATAAAAGAGAGCGATCATCAAATACTTGTAGAGGCCGATTTCTTAGTTAATATTGGAGAAGAGGGAATTTCGGTAGAAGGGATTAAGAAAATTCAGGAGAAAATATTTAAGACGTATACTGGATTGAAGTACTTAAGTAATATGCATATGTCATAA
- a CDS encoding MBL fold metallo-hydrolase, translating into MKFTIIGSGGCVALPKPLCMCAVCIEAREKGKPYSRFGCSLFLEDLNLLVDTPEDVVHALNFANVMQVDTVLFSHMDPDHTLGMRVFEHMRINWFGISEGQECDNPINVFAMEHVMSDINSIRSIRGGYLDYYESVRNLIKRNVVKNTLNLGNIKITFIKADSATVFVFEQGESKVIHAPCDIKPFPADDIFNNADVLVIGSTFVGEILKDGYILKEGNPIREELFSMNEIESLKNQYNINKVIITHIEEDWGKSYDDYVELQNHYNEIYFAYDGMAFEL; encoded by the coding sequence GTGAAATTTACAATAATAGGAAGTGGAGGCTGTGTTGCATTGCCTAAACCGCTATGTATGTGTGCTGTTTGTATAGAGGCAAGAGAAAAAGGAAAGCCCTACTCAAGATTTGGATGTAGTTTATTTTTAGAAGATTTAAATTTATTGGTTGATACACCGGAAGATGTTGTACATGCACTCAATTTTGCAAATGTCATGCAAGTTGATACTGTACTATTTAGTCATATGGATCCTGATCATACACTTGGCATGAGAGTTTTTGAACATATGCGTATTAATTGGTTTGGAATTTCTGAAGGACAGGAATGCGATAATCCAATTAATGTGTTTGCAATGGAACATGTTATGTCAGATATCAATTCCATACGGTCTATAAGAGGAGGGTATTTAGATTATTATGAAAGTGTTAGAAATTTAATAAAAAGAAATGTAGTGAAAAATACACTTAATCTAGGTAACATAAAGATAACCTTCATTAAAGCAGATTCGGCTACCGTTTTTGTATTTGAGCAGGGCGAAAGCAAAGTTATACATGCTCCATGTGACATTAAACCATTTCCAGCAGATGACATATTTAACAATGCAGATGTTTTGGTTATTGGTAGTACCTTTGTTGGAGAAATACTTAAGGATGGATACATCTTAAAAGAAGGTAATCCTATACGAGAAGAATTGTTTAGTATGAATGAAATCGAAAGTTTAAAGAACCAATATAACATCAACAAAGTTATAATTACCCATATTGAAGAAGATTGGGGTAAATCATATGATGATTACGTTGAACTGCAGAATCACTATAACGAAATTTATTTTGCTTATGATGGAATGGCTTTTGAATTATAA
- a CDS encoding CsoR family transcriptional regulator, producing the protein MSDRTKNRSQKQKEALINRLSRVEGQIRGIKGMIEKDVYCDDVLHQISAAQAALKSVSKLVLHSHMKSCVIERIQSGDNEVIDELLDTIGKML; encoded by the coding sequence ATGAGTGATAGAACAAAAAACAGATCCCAAAAGCAAAAAGAAGCCTTGATCAATAGGCTAAGTAGGGTGGAGGGACAAATAAGAGGAATCAAAGGAATGATAGAAAAAGATGTATATTGCGATGACGTTTTACATCAAATATCAGCCGCCCAAGCTGCTTTAAAATCTGTAAGTAAGCTTGTACTTCATAGTCATATGAAGAGCTGTGTTATTGAAAGAATCCAATCAGGAGATAATGAAGTCATCGATGAGTTATTAGACACAATTGGTAAAATGCTTTAG
- a CDS encoding glutamate dehydrogenase yields MLEKTLNPFEIVQKQIRQGCDALGESDELYYLLSEPERVLEVSIPVKMDDGTTKMFVGYRVQHNDAPGPTKGGIRFHPAVTKDEVKALATWMTFKCLIVGLPYGGAKGGVVVDPKLLSNRELENLSRGYAKAITPIIGEKRDIPAPDVGTDGQIMAWMVDEYSQLRGVGQTLLAVFTGKPIELGGCLGRKEATGYGVALMAREAAKVKNLDFSDLKVVVQGFGNVGSYAAKYMQNLGAKIVAISDSTCCIKNEHGIDVIHAMNYTALNTSLEGYQNDGCIELPREAAFEQECDLFAPCALENAITSQNVKLIKANIIVEGANGPTTPEAEKYLLEKGIYIVPDILANAGGVTVSYLEWVQNLYHYYWTFDEIQDKQERKMVEAFKSIYELSVEKGTDMRKAAYMIAIQRLAKPLRLRGWL; encoded by the coding sequence ATGCTTGAAAAAACTTTAAACCCATTTGAGATTGTACAAAAACAGATTCGACAAGGTTGTGATGCTCTTGGAGAAAGTGATGAGCTGTATTACTTACTTTCAGAACCAGAGAGAGTTCTAGAAGTTTCAATTCCTGTAAAAATGGACGATGGTACAACCAAAATGTTTGTAGGATACCGAGTTCAACACAATGATGCTCCTGGCCCTACAAAAGGTGGAATCAGGTTTCATCCCGCTGTTACTAAAGATGAAGTTAAGGCTTTGGCAACCTGGATGACTTTCAAGTGTCTTATTGTTGGTCTCCCCTATGGTGGTGCTAAAGGTGGCGTAGTTGTTGATCCAAAACTATTGTCAAATAGAGAATTAGAAAACCTTTCGAGAGGTTATGCTAAGGCCATTACCCCGATCATTGGAGAAAAGCGCGATATACCAGCACCTGATGTTGGCACGGATGGTCAAATCATGGCGTGGATGGTAGATGAATATTCTCAATTACGAGGTGTTGGACAAACCTTACTAGCTGTTTTTACTGGGAAGCCCATAGAGCTTGGAGGTTGTCTCGGACGTAAAGAAGCGACTGGTTATGGAGTTGCACTTATGGCAAGAGAAGCTGCCAAGGTTAAGAACCTAGACTTTTCAGACTTAAAAGTTGTTGTTCAAGGTTTCGGTAATGTTGGTAGCTATGCAGCTAAATACATGCAAAATTTAGGAGCTAAAATTGTAGCTATATCTGATAGCACCTGCTGTATAAAAAATGAACACGGCATTGATGTGATACATGCCATGAATTATACAGCCCTTAACACATCCCTAGAAGGTTACCAAAATGATGGTTGCATCGAGTTACCACGTGAAGCTGCTTTTGAGCAAGAATGTGATCTTTTTGCACCTTGTGCTTTAGAAAATGCCATTACCAGCCAAAATGTAAAATTAATAAAAGCAAATATTATTGTTGAAGGTGCCAATGGTCCAACAACTCCTGAAGCTGAAAAATATCTTCTTGAGAAAGGCATCTATATCGTCCCTGATATTCTTGCAAATGCAGGCGGTGTAACGGTTTCCTACCTTGAGTGGGTTCAAAATCTTTATCATTACTACTGGACTTTTGATGAAATTCAAGATAAACAAGAGCGAAAAATGGTTGAAGCCTTCAAGAGTATTTATGAACTAAGCGTAGAAAAAGGAACAGATATGCGTAAGGCAGCTTATATGATTGCAATCCAACGTTTAGCAAAACCTTTAAGATTAAGAGGTTGGTTATAA